The Nostoc sp. 'Lobaria pulmonaria (5183) cyanobiont' genome window below encodes:
- a CDS encoding NAD(P)/FAD-dependent oxidoreductase — MTDIAVIGAGIAGLVCAQQLSQAGYSVVVVEKSRGLGGRLATRRLHGTLADHGACYLKPKGELLERFVEILRSRHILEVWTDEVYELTTGVPLSEPNNRSPRYVAPGGMSAIAKSLTPGLEILLNQRVISITPTTENSWRLTLESSKEELTAKAIVVAIPAPQAVMLLEPLGESVLDAVFLDNLRSVEFYPSISAIAGYPSTSQPLPQWKALTFVDDADLAWIGLDSSKRPNPQQPHFVVQSSADFAQRHLESQDLQPVGQYMLQRAAESLSLPWLNTPEWMQVHRWRYAFPSRPWHEAFLSAGTALPLVCCGDWCGGNLVEGAMLSGLAAADEINNQLCHLSFDNVNFLNVFARSFHLSLD, encoded by the coding sequence ATGACTGATATTGCAGTGATTGGTGCCGGAATTGCCGGTTTAGTCTGCGCCCAGCAGTTAAGTCAAGCTGGATATTCGGTGGTAGTGGTGGAAAAGTCGCGTGGTTTGGGAGGGAGACTAGCTACACGCCGCTTGCATGGAACTTTGGCAGATCATGGGGCTTGTTACCTGAAGCCAAAGGGTGAATTATTGGAACGTTTTGTGGAGATATTGCGATCGCGCCATATACTCGAAGTTTGGACAGATGAGGTTTACGAACTCACAACAGGTGTTCCTTTATCTGAACCCAATAACCGCAGTCCGCGTTATGTTGCGCCTGGGGGAATGAGTGCGATCGCTAAATCCCTCACCCCAGGTTTAGAAATATTACTGAATCAGCGTGTCATCTCTATTACTCCAACTACCGAAAATAGCTGGCGTCTGACTCTGGAATCTAGTAAGGAAGAATTAACTGCAAAAGCTATAGTTGTCGCTATTCCTGCACCTCAAGCTGTGATGTTATTGGAACCTTTGGGTGAGAGTGTATTGGATGCAGTTTTTCTTGATAACTTGCGTTCTGTAGAATTTTATCCTTCGATTAGTGCGATCGCTGGATATCCTTCTACATCTCAACCCCTTCCTCAGTGGAAAGCCCTAACTTTTGTGGATGATGCTGATTTAGCATGGATTGGTTTAGACAGTAGCAAGCGTCCTAACCCTCAACAACCACATTTTGTGGTGCAAAGTAGCGCTGATTTTGCCCAACGTCATCTCGAATCACAGGATTTACAACCTGTCGGACAATATATGTTGCAACGAGCAGCTGAATCTTTGTCCCTTCCTTGGCTGAATACTCCCGAATGGATGCAAGTACATCGTTGGCGTTATGCCTTTCCTAGCCGTCCTTGGCACGAAGCTTTTTTGTCTGCTGGAACTGCCTTACCTTTAGTTTGCTGTGGTGATTGGTGTGGCGGCAATCTTGTAGAAGGTGCGATGCTTTCTGGATTAGCTGCGGCTGATGAAATTAACAATCAGTTGTGTCATCTTTCTTTCGATAATGTGAACTTTTTAAACGTTTTTGCTCGTTCATTTCATCTGTCGCTAGACTGA
- a CDS encoding O-antigen ligase family protein gives MLGASLNKVFDYFKSRWQSSWNYSLWALLIFPLSPLVGAVTVGFVSLITWLKQSRKINRRPLNWGFALLSVLLIVSAGFAQDKTAAFLGLFNLLPFFLLFAAHSALIQTFTQLRQMAWVLVVGSMPVAIMGLGQLFLGWSFKFQFVWVVFSWTIRPGGNPPGRIASLFLHANTFAAYLVIVFILGLGLWLEQWRLGMRYWGLGIGGRGADRQRDRGERLTAPHSPVPFLFLTVAVIVNFITLIFTNSRNGWAIAIFACLAYALYQGWRILVGSVAAIVSSVLLAAFAPSSVAHIFRLVVPAFFWARLNDDMYPDRPVALMRTTQWEFAWSLAQQHPWTGWGLRSFSALYRAKMQIPLGHPHNLFLMLSAETGFPSAFLFCGLLAWILITGVQLLQKSKYLNTGDRLIFFSYLLAFVGWILLNTVDVTLFDFRLNALSWLILAAISGVVHRNYEKNRLASHQN, from the coding sequence ATGTTGGGAGCCAGCTTGAACAAGGTTTTTGACTATTTCAAGTCTCGTTGGCAATCTTCTTGGAACTACTCTCTATGGGCATTGTTAATCTTCCCATTGAGTCCTTTAGTAGGGGCTGTGACTGTAGGTTTTGTCTCATTAATAACTTGGCTGAAACAATCCCGCAAAATTAATCGCCGCCCCCTCAACTGGGGATTTGCCCTATTGAGTGTATTACTGATCGTAAGTGCTGGGTTTGCCCAAGACAAAACAGCAGCTTTCCTCGGCTTATTTAATTTATTACCATTCTTTTTACTTTTCGCTGCCCATAGCGCTCTGATTCAAACATTTACCCAATTGCGGCAAATGGCTTGGGTTTTGGTAGTCGGTTCCATGCCAGTAGCAATTATGGGCTTGGGACAGTTATTTTTAGGCTGGAGTTTCAAGTTCCAGTTTGTGTGGGTTGTGTTTAGTTGGACAATCAGACCAGGCGGAAACCCACCAGGTCGTATCGCTTCACTTTTCTTGCACGCTAACACCTTCGCAGCTTATCTAGTAATAGTTTTCATCCTTGGTCTAGGGTTATGGCTAGAACAATGGCGATTAGGGATGAGGTATTGGGGATTGGGCATAGGAGGCAGAGGGGCAGACAGGCAGAGGGACAGAGGGGAAAGACTTACTGCGCCCCACTCCCCAGTTCCCTTTCTCTTCCTAACAGTGGCGGTGATTGTGAATTTTATTACCTTGATTTTCACCAACTCACGCAATGGATGGGCGATCGCTATTTTTGCCTGTTTAGCTTATGCACTCTACCAAGGTTGGCGCATTCTTGTAGGTAGCGTTGCTGCGATCGTCTCTAGTGTGCTTTTGGCAGCTTTTGCTCCCTCATCAGTCGCTCACATTTTTCGCTTGGTAGTTCCTGCATTCTTTTGGGCAAGGTTAAATGACGATATGTATCCAGATAGACCAGTCGCTTTAATGCGAACAACTCAATGGGAGTTTGCCTGGTCTTTAGCTCAACAACATCCTTGGACTGGCTGGGGATTACGTAGTTTTAGTGCGCTTTACAGAGCAAAGATGCAGATTCCCTTGGGTCATCCCCATAACTTGTTTTTGATGTTATCTGCTGAAACTGGTTTTCCCAGTGCTTTTTTATTTTGTGGCTTACTCGCTTGGATTTTGATTACAGGTGTCCAATTACTGCAAAAGTCAAAATATCTAAATACAGGAGACAGATTGATATTTTTCAGTTATCTTCTAGCTTTTGTTGGGTGGATTTTATTAAATACAGTAGATGTAACCCTCTTCGATTTTCGTTTGAATGCGCTTTCATGGCTAATTTTGGCTGCCATTTCTGGAGTAGTACATCGTAATTACGAAAAAAACAGGCTTGCATCTCATCAAAATTAG
- a CDS encoding DUF6888 family protein: MQPTSEQLKQLYRVLTWLTRMYLPVYLVSLDERTDNIVVIAGEETVVVINPEEEVDYE; encoded by the coding sequence ATGCAGCCAACCTCAGAACAATTGAAACAGTTATACAGAGTCTTGACTTGGCTAACGCGAATGTATCTCCCGGTTTACCTAGTTAGCTTAGATGAGCGAACAGATAACATCGTAGTAATAGCAGGTGAAGAGACAGTTGTAGTAATTAATCCAGAAGAAGAGGTTGATTATGAATAA
- a CDS encoding DUF6887 family protein encodes MNKPNFRQMTHKQLRDYILQNRGDTEAIHALALHVQSNGKRLNSVDELQQIIQEKRSQGLEP; translated from the coding sequence ATGAATAAGCCTAACTTTAGACAAATGACACACAAGCAATTGCGAGATTATATCTTACAAAATCGTGGCGATACAGAAGCAATTCACGCCCTAGCATTACATGTTCAGTCTAATGGCAAACGTCTTAATTCAGTAGATGAGCTACAACAAATCATCCAAGAAAAACGTAGCCAAGGCTTAGAGCCATAG
- a CDS encoding Ycf51 family protein: MLTTANFLQYTQWSGIATLVFAALTFLAFILKWGIRFRLVGTTGFMLVVTAGLFGLSIVPLSRTVIPGAVRYTLVYDNGSTQAVIATSPKITPTQLEATLRQAASNLFSYGRSGTREDENLTVRARTIIHRETGISVPVYLGEVKRSLVSHQNSPVTVKIYTDNFAQLPKPTA, translated from the coding sequence ATGCTCACAACAGCTAACTTTCTTCAGTACACCCAATGGTCAGGTATAGCTACATTGGTATTTGCTGCCTTGACATTTTTGGCTTTTATTCTTAAATGGGGCATCCGCTTTCGGTTGGTGGGTACGACTGGCTTTATGCTGGTGGTGACTGCTGGTTTATTTGGACTCTCAATAGTCCCCTTGAGTCGGACTGTGATTCCCGGAGCAGTCCGGTACACTCTAGTTTATGACAATGGCTCAACACAAGCAGTGATTGCCACATCACCCAAAATTACACCCACACAGTTAGAAGCAACTTTACGTCAAGCAGCTAGTAATCTCTTTTCTTATGGTCGCTCAGGTACACGAGAAGACGAAAATTTGACAGTTCGCGCCCGTACCATTATCCACCGAGAAACAGGGATTTCTGTCCCAGTTTACTTGGGTGAGGTCAAGCGATCGCTCGTTTCTCATCAAAATTCCCCGGTAACAGTCAAAATTTACACAGACAATTTCGCCCAATTGCCAAAACCCACCGCTTAA